In Marinobacter sp. LQ44, the following are encoded in one genomic region:
- a CDS encoding DUF2061 domain-containing protein, producing the protein MSALKDFVHNHGAKGDQSLLKTITFAITHFIVAFSVAYLLTGDILIGSLIAMVEPAINTVAYFFHEKIWARHQRNATVEGPSLRHNTAPGC; encoded by the coding sequence ATGAGCGCACTGAAAGACTTTGTTCACAATCACGGTGCAAAAGGTGACCAGTCACTACTGAAAACAATCACCTTTGCCATCACCCACTTTATCGTGGCGTTCTCCGTTGCTTACCTGCTGACCGGCGATATCTTGATCGGTAGCTTGATAGCGATGGTCGAACCTGCCATCAACACTGTAGCCTACTTCTTCCACGAGAAGATATGGGCCCGGCACCAGCGAAATGCAACCGTCGAAGGCCCCAGCTTACGGCACAATACCGCACCGGGTTGCTGA
- a CDS encoding efflux RND transporter periplasmic adaptor subunit — protein sequence MRTASRFVIVIIFLGVVLGGIFGYKFYEFGQMQEMFSQPQPPAIISVTDATTENWQPSIKAVGSVNAINGIEVANEVPGVIESINFESGDTVQKGDVLIRLDAAIDEAALRTRRAEAQLAEQEFKRVSDLLPKRAVSQSQYDEAKANYDAARARVNEAEAQLSKKVIRAPFDGTLGIRMVDQGQYLPTGTPIVEINMLNPIYVDYTLSEKYLPEVDRGYPVTVTVAAVPDEAFSGEVSAINTSVNPETRTVRIRATLNNEDGKLRPGMFATIQTGQPRDNEVVTVPRTAISYNTYGNFVFAVKENNDGELVVERRTVTTGEVRNERVAVLSGLESGETVVSKGLLRLRAGQRVEIQDESGREASE from the coding sequence ATGCGCACCGCATCCCGTTTTGTCATCGTCATCATTTTTCTGGGTGTCGTCCTCGGCGGCATCTTCGGTTACAAGTTCTATGAATTCGGCCAGATGCAGGAGATGTTCTCCCAGCCACAGCCGCCGGCCATCATTTCCGTGACCGACGCCACCACGGAAAACTGGCAGCCGAGTATCAAGGCCGTGGGCAGTGTGAACGCCATTAACGGTATCGAGGTGGCCAACGAGGTGCCGGGGGTCATTGAGTCCATCAACTTTGAATCCGGCGATACCGTGCAGAAAGGTGACGTACTGATTCGCCTGGATGCCGCCATCGACGAAGCGGCGCTGCGCACCCGCCGGGCAGAGGCCCAACTGGCGGAGCAGGAATTCAAGCGGGTGTCTGACCTGTTGCCCAAACGCGCGGTATCACAATCACAGTACGATGAGGCCAAGGCCAACTACGATGCCGCACGAGCCCGGGTAAACGAAGCCGAGGCTCAACTGAGCAAAAAAGTGATCCGGGCACCGTTTGACGGCACCCTGGGCATCCGGATGGTCGACCAGGGGCAGTACCTCCCGACGGGTACACCTATTGTCGAGATCAATATGCTGAACCCTATCTACGTGGATTACACGCTGTCCGAGAAGTACCTGCCGGAGGTTGACCGTGGTTACCCGGTAACGGTCACGGTGGCTGCGGTGCCCGATGAGGCATTCAGTGGTGAAGTCAGTGCCATCAACACATCGGTCAACCCGGAGACTCGTACGGTTCGTATCCGCGCCACCCTCAACAACGAAGATGGCAAATTGCGCCCGGGAATGTTCGCAACGATTCAAACAGGCCAGCCCAGGGACAACGAAGTGGTCACGGTCCCCAGAACCGCCATCTCCTATAACACTTACGGCAACTTCGTGTTCGCCGTGAAGGAGAATAATGACGGCGAACTGGTCGTTGAGCGCCGTACCGTCACCACGGGCGAGGTCCGGAACGAACGGGTTGCGGTTCTCTCAGGCCTTGAATCCGGCGAGACCGTGGTCTCGAAAGGTTTGCTGCGGCTGCGGGCAGGCCAGCGGGTGGAAATCCAGGACGAGTCCGGGCGGGAGGCGTCTGAGTAA
- a CDS encoding dihydrolipoyl dehydrogenase gives MDKREVDVAIIGAGTAGMVAYQRVRKVTDSVVLIEGEQYGTTCARVGCMPSKLLIAAAERAHDVATADRFGVLAGEVRVDGRRVMERVRAERDRFVAPVVRSMESLPAEHRLMGHARFVDSHRLAVGDHTEVTAGRIIIATGSRANIPGALKEAKDRLIVNDDVFDWQDLPGSVAVFGPGIIGLELGQALSRLGVRVRLFGVSGGIGGLRDEKIRDYALNTFREEFALSPKADTKKVERTEQGVEVTWVEDGIEHKECFDYLLAATGRRPNVDNLDIQNAGIELDDRGMPDFDDHTLRCGDSHIFIAGDVNNHRPLLHEAADEGRIAGDNAAAWPDVQAGLRKTPLAVVFADPQIASVGLTIHQVDEKCQGCFAVGEVCFEDQGRSKVIGKDRGLLRVYGEHGSGLFMGAEMFGPAAEHIAHLLAWSAQQRLTVSEMLEMPFYHPVIEEGLRTALKDLNRNLKIGPAPAEGCMDCGPGV, from the coding sequence ATGGACAAGCGAGAAGTGGATGTAGCGATTATCGGCGCGGGTACCGCCGGCATGGTCGCCTATCAGCGAGTGCGCAAAGTGACCGACAGCGTGGTGCTGATCGAGGGTGAGCAATACGGCACCACCTGTGCAAGGGTTGGTTGCATGCCCAGCAAGTTGCTGATTGCGGCCGCCGAGCGGGCCCACGATGTTGCCACGGCGGATCGCTTTGGGGTGCTGGCCGGGGAGGTCAGAGTCGACGGCCGACGAGTGATGGAACGGGTTCGTGCCGAGCGGGACCGGTTTGTCGCGCCGGTTGTTCGTTCCATGGAGTCTCTGCCTGCTGAACACCGCCTGATGGGGCATGCCCGCTTTGTGGATAGCCATCGACTGGCGGTGGGGGATCACACCGAAGTTACGGCGGGGCGCATCATCATTGCCACCGGGTCGAGGGCCAATATTCCAGGCGCTTTAAAAGAGGCTAAAGACCGCCTTATCGTGAATGACGATGTGTTCGACTGGCAGGATCTGCCCGGTTCGGTTGCTGTCTTTGGTCCTGGCATCATTGGTCTTGAGCTGGGCCAGGCGTTGAGCCGTTTGGGTGTGCGTGTCCGGTTGTTCGGCGTCAGCGGCGGCATTGGTGGCCTGCGGGATGAAAAGATTCGTGACTATGCCCTGAACACGTTCCGCGAGGAATTTGCCCTCAGCCCGAAAGCCGACACCAAAAAGGTGGAGCGCACAGAACAAGGGGTTGAGGTTACCTGGGTGGAGGATGGCATAGAACATAAGGAATGCTTTGATTACCTGCTGGCCGCCACCGGTCGGCGCCCGAACGTCGATAACCTGGATATCCAGAATGCCGGGATTGAGCTGGATGACCGGGGCATGCCGGATTTTGACGACCACACTCTGCGCTGCGGCGACAGTCACATTTTCATTGCCGGTGATGTGAACAACCATCGGCCCTTGCTGCATGAGGCCGCCGATGAGGGTCGCATAGCGGGAGACAACGCAGCCGCCTGGCCGGATGTGCAGGCCGGATTACGCAAAACGCCGCTGGCGGTGGTGTTTGCCGACCCGCAAATTGCCTCGGTCGGGCTGACTATCCATCAGGTTGATGAGAAGTGCCAGGGCTGTTTTGCCGTGGGTGAGGTGTGTTTTGAAGATCAGGGCCGCAGCAAGGTGATTGGCAAAGACCGTGGCCTGTTGAGAGTATACGGGGAGCATGGCAGCGGCTTGTTCATGGGTGCGGAAATGTTCGGGCCGGCGGCAGAGCACATTGCTCACCTGCTGGCCTGGTCGGCGCAGCAGCGACTGACAGTCAGTGAGATGCTGGAAATGCCCTTTTACCACCCGGTGATTGAAGAGGGCCTGCGCACGGCGCTGAAAGACCTGAACCGCAATCTCAAGATTGGCCCCGCGCCAGCCGAAGGCTGCATGGATTGTGGGCCAGGGGTTTGA
- a CDS encoding IS256 family transposase produces MDQEKLKAMAAELAKDIKSEKDLGALTQQLVKLTVETALNAELDEHLGYEKHAPEGRGTGNSRNGYTAKRLKGQHGDVPIEAPRDRDGSFEPQFVRKGQSRLTQMDDQILALYAKGLSTRDIVDAFKEMYDADISATLVSKVTERVIEQVQEWQNRPLDPIYPIVYLDCIVLKIRQDKRVINKSLYLALGINMEDQKELLGLWLAETEGAKFWLSVLTELKNRGLEDILIACVDGLKGFPDAIAAEYPQTKVQLCIVHMVRNSLRYVSWKDYKAVTADLKQIYQSASEHEARQALEAFGERWDGQYPQISRSWHSHWDNLITIFEYPPAIRKVIYTTNAIESLNSVIRKATKRRKLFPSDDSALKVAFLAIQQASKKWTMPIRDWKPALNRFIIEFGDRLDGHL; encoded by the coding sequence GTGGACCAAGAAAAACTCAAAGCTATGGCCGCCGAGCTGGCCAAGGACATCAAGTCTGAAAAAGATCTCGGAGCCCTCACTCAGCAACTGGTCAAGCTGACGGTCGAGACCGCCCTCAATGCCGAACTGGACGAGCATCTCGGATACGAGAAGCATGCGCCTGAAGGCCGTGGCACCGGCAACAGTCGAAATGGCTATACCGCCAAGCGCCTGAAGGGCCAGCACGGAGATGTGCCGATAGAGGCTCCCCGTGACCGTGATGGCTCTTTCGAACCTCAGTTCGTCCGCAAGGGCCAGTCCCGCCTGACCCAGATGGATGACCAGATCCTGGCGCTATACGCCAAGGGCCTGAGCACCCGGGATATCGTGGACGCCTTCAAGGAGATGTATGACGCCGACATCTCGGCCACTCTGGTGTCCAAGGTGACGGAGCGGGTGATCGAGCAGGTTCAGGAGTGGCAGAACCGTCCGCTGGATCCGATCTATCCCATCGTCTATCTGGACTGCATCGTGCTGAAAATTCGTCAGGACAAGAGGGTGATCAACAAGTCCCTATACCTGGCCCTGGGCATCAACATGGAAGACCAGAAGGAGCTGCTAGGCCTCTGGCTGGCCGAGACCGAAGGCGCGAAGTTCTGGTTGTCGGTACTGACGGAACTGAAGAACCGTGGTCTGGAGGACATCCTGATCGCCTGCGTGGACGGCCTCAAGGGCTTCCCGGATGCTATTGCTGCTGAGTACCCTCAGACCAAGGTGCAGCTGTGCATCGTGCACATGGTTCGCAACTCGCTGCGCTACGTGTCCTGGAAGGACTATAAGGCCGTGACGGCCGATCTGAAGCAGATCTACCAGTCTGCCTCGGAACACGAAGCCCGGCAGGCGTTGGAGGCCTTCGGAGAACGCTGGGACGGTCAGTACCCACAGATCTCCCGATCCTGGCACAGCCATTGGGACAACCTGATCACCATCTTCGAGTATCCTCCGGCCATCCGAAAAGTGATCTACACCACCAATGCCATTGAGTCGCTGAACAGCGTCATCCGCAAAGCCACCAAGCGCCGTAAGCTGTTCCCCAGCGATGACTCGGCACTGAAAGTGGCCTTCCTGGCGATCCAGCAGGCCTCAAAGAAATGGACGATGCCGATCCGTGATTGGAAGCCGGCATTGAATCGCTTTATTATCGAATTCGGTGACCGTCTGGACGGTCACCTGTAA
- a CDS encoding secretin N-terminal domain-containing protein — MTERTTHSITTSLLALVFALFSTLALAQESRVYQLNNRTSADVANQIKELYQQAPVSVSARGQQLVVRGEPGLLDEIGMLIDSIDVPPVQMRISVRYRQDIGGKQSGGGVTISDNRAGANVERRTISTNSSTERQLVVQDGQSAHITSGNVRTIPFAVQGGRNPAAILEQVETRSGFIVTPQAISDQTVELNIVSFEEDPASIQGYETEALMTIRRVEPGQWVSLGGTSTSQNHRQDGITYRVTGNRSENQSVDVKVDILP; from the coding sequence ATGACTGAACGCACGACCCACTCCATCACAACCAGCCTGTTGGCACTGGTGTTTGCCCTGTTTTCAACCCTTGCCCTCGCCCAGGAGTCTCGCGTTTACCAGCTCAACAACCGCACCTCTGCTGACGTTGCCAACCAGATTAAAGAACTCTATCAGCAGGCTCCCGTCTCAGTCTCCGCCCGGGGACAGCAACTGGTGGTTCGTGGTGAGCCGGGATTGCTGGATGAGATTGGCATGTTGATTGACTCCATCGACGTACCACCCGTGCAGATGCGTATCAGCGTTCGCTACCGGCAGGACATCGGCGGCAAGCAGTCCGGCGGTGGCGTGACGATTTCCGACAACCGGGCCGGCGCCAATGTCGAACGCCGCACCATAAGCACCAATTCCAGCACTGAACGGCAACTGGTGGTCCAGGATGGCCAGTCCGCCCACATCACCTCCGGCAATGTGCGCACCATACCGTTTGCGGTCCAGGGCGGGCGCAACCCGGCGGCGATACTCGAACAGGTAGAAACCCGCAGCGGCTTTATCGTGACACCCCAGGCCATATCCGACCAGACGGTAGAGCTGAATATCGTCTCGTTTGAGGAAGATCCGGCCAGTATCCAGGGCTATGAAACCGAAGCCTTGATGACCATTCGACGGGTTGAACCCGGTCAGTGGGTGTCCCTGGGTGGCACCAGCACGTCCCAGAATCATCGTCAGGATGGCATTACTTACCGGGTAACCGGCAACCGCTCTGAAAACCAGTCGGTGGACGTGAAAGTGGACATTCTGCCCTGA
- a CDS encoding Dps family protein, whose translation MGKNFIGLDTDKTQKLADSLNGLLANYQIFYMNVRGYHWNIKGDNFFELHAKFEELYDDLLLKIDEIAERVLTLGHRPSHAYSTYIETSDVPERKDVADGKEAVGNIVESFGKLIAKQRELLSLAGDADDEGTAALMSDYISQQEKTVWMYRSYLGQ comes from the coding sequence ATGGGTAAGAATTTCATCGGTCTTGATACAGACAAGACTCAGAAGCTTGCAGATTCCCTGAACGGGCTGTTGGCCAACTACCAGATTTTCTACATGAACGTGCGCGGTTACCACTGGAACATCAAGGGTGACAATTTCTTCGAACTGCACGCCAAGTTTGAGGAGTTGTATGACGACCTGCTGCTGAAAATCGATGAGATCGCAGAGCGGGTACTGACCTTGGGTCACCGGCCTTCACACGCCTACAGCACCTACATTGAGACATCTGACGTGCCAGAGCGCAAAGACGTTGCCGACGGTAAAGAAGCGGTAGGCAATATCGTAGAAAGCTTCGGCAAGTTGATCGCCAAGCAGCGTGAACTGCTGAGCCTGGCCGGCGATGCCGACGACGAGGGCACCGCAGCCCTGATGAGCGATTATATTTCTCAGCAGGAAAAAACGGTGTGGATGTACCGGAGCTATCTGGGCCAGTAA
- a CDS encoding efflux RND transporter permease subunit: protein MKFTDIFVHRPVLATVVSLLILLIGARAAMEMEVRQYPKLESTTVTVTTAYPGASSDLIKGFITTPLQQAIAEASGIDYLSSTSSQGVSTIQAKMVLNYDANDALAEIQAKVASQRNVLPGDAEDPVITSTTGDDTALMYIAFYSTELEVPQITDYLTRVVQPKLQALSGVGKAQLLGRTFALRVWLDPEQLAAVDLTPVEVADKLRANNYQAAVGTTRGQYTEIALTSDTDIADPEAFRNLVVKQQNGTLIRLRDIAEVELGSQTYNQLALYKGEPATYVAIELAPGANPLTVAGLVKDELPDIESQLPSGLNVRLAYDASDFIEDSINEVIRTLLEAMLIVLVVVFLCLGSIRAAIVPSVAVPLSLIGGAFIMLIFGFSLNLLTLLSMVLAIGLVVDDAIIMVENVHRHIEQGESRFDAALNGAREMATPIIAMTTTLVAVYAPIGFMGGLVGSLFTEFAFTLAGTVVISGIVALTLSPMLSGKVLKPHGNPGRFEVLVEKTFNGLANAYKAALTSLMQTKSVVVFFAVVVLGSIYFMVMMSQNELAPTEDQGILFYQGLGPQTSTLEYLFDHGQEVQERMSGVPGYNEDFMILGITSPNAVFGGFKLAPWSEREISQFEVQPMLDSELKKVTGLQTAVFPLPALPGSGGGLPFQFVVTTGGTYEQLNEVADELLGKAMQSGNFMFLQKSINFDKPVTRINVDRDRVADLGLSMRDVGQSLASMLSGGYINRFNMEGRSYQVIPQVGNDFRASREALDDYYIRAGNGQLVPLSSVVSFSEEVEPSNRTQFNQLNSLTLEGVIMPGVAAGSAMDFMEQAAAEVFPQGFSFDYTGESRQLATQGSALMVTFFLSLLVIYLVLAAQFESWRDPIIILVSVPMSVAGAMAFIVLGFASMNIYTQVGLITLIGVVSKNGILIVEFANLLQKEKGLNKVDAVIEAAAIRLRPIIMTSLALIFAMVPLLIAVGPGAESRFAIGLTISAGLGIGTLFTVFVLPAFYILLARDHHGSAADEYTEAANNDGAPATSSSH from the coding sequence ATGAAATTCACCGACATATTTGTCCACCGGCCGGTGCTGGCCACCGTGGTCAGCCTGCTGATTCTGCTGATCGGTGCCCGGGCAGCCATGGAAATGGAAGTCCGCCAGTACCCGAAACTCGAGAGCACCACAGTGACGGTCACCACCGCGTACCCCGGTGCCAGTTCTGACCTGATCAAAGGTTTTATCACTACGCCCCTGCAGCAGGCCATTGCTGAGGCCAGCGGCATCGACTACCTCTCCTCCACCAGTTCCCAGGGCGTGTCAACGATTCAGGCCAAGATGGTTCTGAATTACGATGCCAACGACGCCCTCGCTGAAATTCAGGCCAAGGTTGCCAGCCAGCGCAACGTGCTGCCCGGCGATGCAGAAGACCCGGTGATCACCTCCACCACCGGTGACGACACGGCCCTGATGTATATTGCTTTCTACAGTACCGAGCTGGAAGTCCCCCAGATTACCGATTACCTGACCCGCGTGGTTCAGCCCAAGCTGCAGGCGTTGTCTGGCGTTGGCAAGGCCCAGCTGCTGGGGCGTACTTTCGCCCTGCGAGTGTGGCTGGACCCGGAGCAGCTGGCCGCGGTGGATCTTACCCCGGTCGAAGTGGCAGACAAGCTACGTGCCAACAACTATCAGGCCGCTGTCGGCACCACCCGGGGTCAGTACACCGAGATTGCCCTGACCAGTGATACCGACATTGCCGATCCAGAAGCCTTCCGTAACCTGGTGGTCAAGCAGCAAAACGGTACCCTGATTCGGTTGCGGGACATTGCCGAGGTGGAGCTTGGCTCTCAAACCTACAATCAGCTTGCGCTTTATAAGGGCGAGCCCGCCACCTATGTCGCCATCGAACTGGCGCCGGGAGCCAACCCGCTGACCGTCGCCGGCCTGGTGAAAGACGAATTACCGGACATCGAAAGCCAGCTACCCAGCGGCCTGAATGTGCGCCTGGCCTACGATGCCTCCGACTTCATTGAAGATTCCATCAACGAAGTCATCCGTACCCTGCTGGAAGCCATGCTGATTGTCCTGGTGGTGGTGTTCCTTTGCCTCGGCTCGATTCGAGCGGCCATCGTGCCGTCTGTGGCAGTGCCGCTGTCGCTGATTGGCGGCGCGTTTATCATGCTGATCTTCGGTTTCTCCCTGAACCTGCTGACCCTGCTCTCCATGGTGCTTGCCATCGGTCTGGTGGTGGACGATGCCATTATCATGGTGGAGAACGTGCACCGACACATTGAGCAGGGCGAATCACGGTTTGACGCTGCCCTCAATGGCGCCCGTGAAATGGCCACACCCATCATTGCCATGACCACCACGCTGGTGGCGGTGTATGCGCCAATCGGGTTTATGGGCGGCCTGGTGGGCTCGCTGTTTACTGAGTTTGCCTTCACCCTGGCGGGTACGGTTGTGATCTCCGGCATTGTTGCCCTGACACTCTCACCCATGCTCTCCGGCAAGGTGCTGAAACCCCATGGCAATCCCGGGCGCTTCGAGGTGCTGGTTGAAAAAACCTTCAATGGCCTCGCCAATGCCTACAAAGCTGCTCTTACCTCGTTGATGCAGACCAAGTCGGTGGTTGTGTTCTTCGCCGTCGTGGTATTGGGTTCGATCTATTTTATGGTGATGATGAGCCAGAATGAGCTGGCCCCCACCGAGGACCAGGGCATCCTGTTTTACCAGGGGCTGGGGCCGCAAACCTCGACGCTGGAGTATCTGTTTGATCATGGCCAGGAGGTTCAGGAGCGGATGTCCGGCGTGCCCGGCTACAACGAGGATTTCATGATTCTTGGTATCACCAGCCCGAACGCCGTGTTTGGCGGTTTCAAGCTGGCACCCTGGAGTGAGCGGGAAATCAGCCAGTTCGAGGTACAGCCCATGCTGGATTCCGAACTCAAAAAAGTGACCGGATTGCAGACGGCGGTGTTCCCGTTACCGGCCCTGCCTGGTTCGGGTGGCGGCCTGCCGTTCCAGTTCGTGGTGACCACCGGTGGCACCTACGAACAGTTGAATGAAGTCGCCGACGAACTTCTTGGCAAAGCCATGCAGAGCGGCAACTTCATGTTCCTGCAGAAATCCATCAACTTCGACAAGCCCGTTACCCGCATCAACGTAGACCGGGACCGGGTGGCAGACCTGGGCCTGTCCATGCGTGATGTCGGCCAGTCGCTCGCCAGTATGCTCAGCGGCGGATACATCAACCGCTTCAATATGGAAGGCCGCTCCTATCAGGTAATTCCGCAGGTGGGTAATGACTTCCGTGCCAGCCGTGAAGCACTGGACGACTATTACATCCGCGCCGGCAATGGCCAACTGGTACCTCTATCCAGTGTGGTCAGCTTCAGTGAAGAGGTGGAACCTTCCAACCGGACCCAGTTCAACCAGTTGAACTCGCTGACTCTTGAGGGCGTGATCATGCCCGGCGTGGCAGCTGGCTCCGCCATGGACTTTATGGAGCAGGCCGCAGCCGAGGTATTCCCGCAAGGCTTCAGCTTTGACTATACCGGCGAGTCGAGGCAGCTGGCCACCCAGGGCAGCGCTCTGATGGTGACCTTCTTCCTGTCGTTGCTGGTTATCTACCTGGTACTGGCCGCACAGTTCGAAAGCTGGCGCGATCCGATCATCATCCTGGTGTCGGTGCCCATGTCCGTCGCCGGTGCCATGGCGTTTATCGTGCTCGGCTTTGCCTCCATGAACATCTACACCCAGGTGGGGTTGATTACCCTGATTGGTGTGGTGTCGAAAAACGGTATCCTGATCGTGGAGTTCGCCAACCTGCTGCAGAAAGAGAAAGGCCTGAACAAGGTGGATGCAGTGATTGAAGCTGCAGCCATTCGCCTGCGCCCGATCATCATGACCTCCCTGGCACTGATCTTTGCCATGGTGCCGCTGCTGATTGCGGTGGGCCCGGGGGCCGAGAGCCGGTTTGCGATTGGCCTGACCATCAGTGCCGGACTGGGTATCGGCACGTTGTTTACCGTATTCGTGCTGCCGGCCTTCTACATTCTGCTGGCACGGGACCATCATGGCTCTGCGGCCGATGAGTATACGGAAGCTGCCAACAACGACGGGGCACCGGCCACATCCAGCAGCCATTAA
- a CDS encoding LysE family translocator: MHNYWLEFLTVALVHLLAVASPGPDFAIMLRQALTQSRRNALLSAGGIGLGILLHVGYSLLGIGLIIQQSIMLFTVLKVVGALYLLWIAWHCLRAKPGGVHVEAKGSKVQTGWGAFRLGFLTNALNPKATLFFVSLFSVVINPGTPLLLQAGYGLYMALATGLWFAMVAVFFTQPRVRRGFSRFGHWLDRLMGGILVLLAGQLLLSTVTGSEPLSVPTTGTDR, encoded by the coding sequence GTGCACAATTACTGGCTGGAATTCCTAACCGTCGCACTGGTCCACCTGCTGGCAGTGGCCAGTCCGGGCCCGGACTTTGCCATCATGCTAAGGCAGGCGCTGACCCAGTCACGCCGTAATGCCTTGCTCAGTGCCGGCGGCATAGGCCTGGGTATCTTGCTGCATGTGGGGTATTCGTTGCTGGGCATCGGGCTGATCATTCAGCAGTCGATTATGCTGTTCACCGTACTGAAAGTGGTCGGGGCACTGTATCTGCTCTGGATTGCCTGGCATTGCCTGCGGGCAAAACCGGGAGGTGTTCACGTCGAGGCAAAGGGCAGCAAAGTCCAGACCGGCTGGGGTGCATTTCGGTTGGGGTTTCTGACCAACGCCCTGAATCCCAAGGCCACACTGTTTTTTGTGTCTCTGTTTTCAGTGGTGATCAACCCCGGCACTCCCCTGTTGCTGCAGGCCGGCTACGGCCTCTACATGGCGCTCGCAACCGGGCTCTGGTTTGCCATGGTAGCCGTGTTCTTCACTCAGCCCCGCGTCCGCCGGGGATTCAGCCGGTTCGGACACTGGCTGGACAGGCTGATGGGGGGCATTCTGGTGCTGCTGGCCGGGCAACTACTGCTGTCTACAGTGACCGGATCAGAGCCTCTGTCTGTTCCCACGACAGGCACGGATCGGTGA
- a CDS encoding DnaJ domain-containing protein, with protein MQLILGLALAAAVFVILKKWGALSPEGQKAAIWKAVLVVGGALLLFMVLTGRVHVLTAAVAAIIPLLRKLPALLKFAPLVRRAMGDNKGPAPGGASGARADVATQGPMTEQEACDILGLKPGCSREEVTAAHRRLMLKVHPDRGGNDYLAAKLNEARDLLLGKRAA; from the coding sequence ATGCAGCTAATTCTCGGCCTGGCCCTGGCGGCCGCCGTGTTTGTCATCTTGAAAAAATGGGGCGCTCTGTCACCGGAAGGCCAGAAAGCCGCCATATGGAAAGCGGTGCTGGTGGTGGGCGGCGCCCTGTTGTTGTTTATGGTGCTGACCGGGCGGGTCCATGTGTTGACGGCAGCGGTTGCCGCGATCATTCCGTTGCTGCGCAAGCTGCCGGCGCTGTTGAAGTTTGCCCCCCTGGTTCGCCGGGCGATGGGCGATAACAAAGGGCCAGCTCCGGGTGGAGCGTCAGGTGCCCGAGCCGATGTGGCAACTCAGGGCCCGATGACCGAACAGGAAGCTTGTGACATCCTCGGTTTAAAGCCCGGCTGCAGCCGGGAGGAAGTGACCGCGGCCCACCGGCGGCTGATGCTCAAGGTACACCCGGACCGGGGTGGTAACGATTACCTGGCGGCCAAGCTCAACGAGGCCCGGGACCTGCTGCTCGGTAAACGGGCAGCGTAA
- a CDS encoding 3-deoxy-7-phosphoheptulonate synthase yields the protein MNMPLKSETLGEQIASACQHRQEATLPTAGELRQQFPAGEHLVRAIASYREQIRAVLHGQDDRTLIVMGPCSIHDEQAALDYATRLKTLTDEVSDRFLIVMRAYLEKPRTTVGWKGLLYDPERTGQGDLKQGLERSRKLLLALSELGLPLATEALSPFMMDYLGDLVSWTAIGARTTESQIHREMVSGLPMPTGFKNGTDGGVAVATHAMQSASYPHHHLGISHAGAPVMVTTAGNPDTHLVLRGGRGVTNYDAGSIARAVAELQKAGVSTAVMVDCSHDNACKQAERQLDIAREVMAQKRAGNTHIKGLMLESFLTFGRQDDGDDLIYGCSITDPCLSWEQTEALIRSL from the coding sequence ATGAACATGCCGCTGAAATCCGAAACGCTGGGCGAGCAAATCGCAAGTGCCTGCCAGCACCGACAGGAAGCCACACTGCCCACCGCGGGCGAGTTGCGCCAGCAGTTTCCTGCCGGTGAGCACCTGGTTCGGGCCATCGCCAGTTACCGTGAGCAGATCCGCGCCGTACTGCACGGTCAGGACGACCGAACCCTGATTGTGATGGGTCCGTGTTCGATTCACGATGAACAGGCCGCCCTGGATTACGCTACCCGTCTGAAAACCCTGACGGACGAGGTGAGTGATCGCTTCCTGATAGTAATGCGCGCCTACCTGGAAAAACCACGCACCACGGTGGGTTGGAAAGGCCTTTTATACGATCCCGAGCGCACCGGCCAGGGCGACCTGAAGCAGGGCCTGGAACGTTCCCGCAAGCTGTTGCTGGCGCTCTCTGAGCTGGGTTTGCCGCTGGCGACGGAAGCCCTGAGCCCGTTCATGATGGATTACCTGGGTGACCTGGTGAGCTGGACCGCCATCGGTGCCCGCACCACCGAATCCCAGATTCATCGGGAAATGGTCAGCGGTTTGCCCATGCCAACCGGGTTCAAAAACGGCACCGATGGCGGGGTAGCGGTGGCCACCCACGCCATGCAGTCTGCCTCTTACCCGCATCATCACTTGGGTATTTCCCACGCCGGGGCGCCGGTGATGGTCACGACGGCGGGCAATCCGGATACTCACCTGGTGCTGCGTGGTGGCCGGGGCGTGACCAATTACGACGCCGGGAGTATTGCCAGGGCCGTGGCGGAATTGCAGAAGGCTGGTGTGTCGACCGCGGTGATGGTGGATTGCAGTCACGATAACGCCTGCAAGCAGGCGGAGCGGCAACTGGACATTGCCCGTGAGGTCATGGCCCAGAAGCGCGCGGGCAATACGCACATCAAGGGCTTGATGCTGGAAAGCTTCCTGACCTTCGGCCGCCAGGATGACGGTGACGATCTGATCTATGGCTGCTCGATCACCGATCCGTGCCTGTCGTGGGAACAGACAGAGGCTCTGATCCGGTCACTGTAG